One Triticum dicoccoides isolate Atlit2015 ecotype Zavitan chromosome 5B, WEW_v2.0, whole genome shotgun sequence genomic window carries:
- the LOC119310461 gene encoding condensin-2 complex subunit D3-like has product MDADDMDVDEIDSPASASASASGPLSAFLSELAALHRRASSSSTSTSPPLSLPSLTLLSSPATALAPASPLASLFSPLPFLSFLLALRKAATDTHNPSAASDSAPRKRKNQRHQAATRSPSFLPQALSLLADAAGRLPLGEYPDALRSLIDTAAELAAFNVLAAVLGSRYHAEAVQDVIRALVPLVLSGAKSAVRSSAVEFLVRKIVPLGADEEGEEEGIRKLVGYLPRLLAVKAPEKSEARGLAVEAIVEVVQAMEPLQREGFAAYLVAMSRGKAKGRLFAVDMVLAMLPVLLPSEIDESGLQEGSWGLKCVQVLVERCSDSAGAVRARALTNAAHALDVLSERGVEVDRLQEVMKIGNMGLGELLRRRCIDDKAAVRKASLVLITKAIGLIGRPVDESLLTAMGAACSDPLVTIRKAALAAISEVFRKFPDESVTKEWLQAVPSLMIDSETSIQEECENLFLELVLNRVCQAANLKLDDDSVNLEELFPDGTLDLLKSICDGEVVPCIKRICASLGRKKKLRPLLASSLQNIITISETLWLRSSKPIENWTAPAGAWWLLSEVSSFAPKSVNWKFLSHHWKLLDNVGQEGRGKGKASSEGEPNSALWAVDRVSLLQTISNVSMELPVEPAAELAHSLLTRIENFDMNLSEVDAHVKSLKTLCKRKAKTAKEAEALIMKWVQQLINKAVDSLQSYIKGTSQDSRGCSYNTPLTGKLKGRKEASTSKEMSEAVIAVFTVGSVILACPDASVQGIIPLLHTVITSGNPEPRPTMLAGGAVSFNEVAPSLYIQSWDTMAKICLVDDKLAKRYIPLFVQELERSDLATLRNNIMIAMADFYVRYTALVDCYMSKITKVLRDPCEVVRRQTFVLLAKLLQRDYVKWRGVLFLRFLPSLVDESDKIRHLADYLFGSILKAKAPLLAYNSFIEAIYVLNNCTGHGGYSESQSQSSQGSQSSDRGQALFAIWGTDERSRSKRMHIYVSLLKQMAPEHLLATSAKLCAEILAGVCDGLLSVDDAAGRAVVQDALQILACKEMRIHPSILADNSEMDDDGGDGGTANALQAAKGRAVTQVAKKNLIQIAIPIFIELKRLLESKNSPLTGCLMECLRALLKDYKNEFDEILVADKQLQKELLYDIQKFEAGKGKSSREEEAAGPSGSSPAAPDPSDAATKATVRSVLKEMNRNVPTPPLHTMSVPKVKSVLGTGALSGSRRPAILESVRRLEPFGSDDEN; this is encoded by the exons ATGGACGCCGACGACATGGACGTCGACGAGATCGACtcccccgcctccgcctccgcctccgcctccggcccCCTCTCCGCCTTCCTCTCCGAGCTCGCCGCCCTCCACCgccgcgcctcttcctcctccacatccacctcCCCGCCCTTGTCCCTCCCTTCCCTCACCCTCCTCTCCTccccggccaccgcc CTAgccccggcctccccccttgcctcCCTCTTCTCCCCGCTCcccttcctctccttcctcctcgccCTCCGCAAGGCCGCCACCGACACCCATAACCCTAGCGCCGCCTCCGACTCCGCCCCCCGCAAGCGCAAGAACCAGCGCCACCAAGCGGCCACGCGGTCCCCGTCTTTCCTTCCGCAGGCACTCTCCCTGCTCGCCGATGCCGCGGGGAGGCTGCCGCTCGGGGAGTACCCTGATGCGCTGAGGTCGCTCATCGACACCGCCGCCGAGCTCGCGGCCTTCAATGTCCTTGCCGCCGTCCTTGGATCTCGCTACCACGCCGAGGCGGTGCAGGATGTGATACGCGCGCTGGTACCACTGGTGCTCTCGGGTGCGAAATCGGCTGTGCGGTCGTCCGCGGTCGAGTTCTTGGTCAGAAAGATTGTGCCTTTGGGTGCTGAtgaggaaggggaggaggaggggatAAGGAAGTTGGTGGGCTACCTGCCGAGGCTTTTGGCGGTGAAGGCACCGGAGAAGTCGGAGGCGAGGGGGCTGGCCGTTGAGGCCATAGTTGAGGTGGTGCAGGCAATGGAGCCACTTCAAAGGGAGGGCTTCGCTGCATATCTGGTGGCCATGTCCAGGGGCAAAGCAAAGGGACGGCTGTTTGCTGTGGATATGGTCCTGGCAATGCTGCCGGTGCTGTTGCCTTCGGAAATCGATGAATCTGGTCTCCAGGAGGGCTCTTGGGGGCTCAAGTGTGTCCAGGTGTTGGTGGAGAGGTGTTCAGACAGCGCTGGAGCCGTCCGCGCTCGGGCCTTGACGAATGCAGCCCATGCGCTTGATGTTTTGTCTGAAAGAGGCGTGGAGGTCGATCGATTGCAGGAGGTGATGAAGATAGGGAACATGGGTCTTGGAGAGTTGTTGAGGAGAAGGTGCATTGATGATAAGGCTGCTGTGAGGAAAGCTTCACTTGTGCTCATCACCAAGGCAATTGGTTTGATTGGCAGGCCTGTCGATGAGTCGCTACTTACTGCAATGGGGGCTGCATGCTCTGATCCGCTAGTCACCATTCGCAAGGCGGCTCTTGCAGCCATCTCAGAGGTGTTCCGGAAATTCCCAGATGAGAGTGTGACAAAGGAGTGGCTTCAGGCTGTGCCATCACTGATGATTGATAGTGAGACCAGTATCCAGGAGGAATGTGAGAACTTGTTTCTTGAACTGGTTCTGAACAGGGTCTGCCAAGCTGCCAATTTGAAACTGGATGATGATTCAGTCAACTTGGAGGAGCTGTTCCCGGACgggacactggatttgctgaaaagcATATGTGATGGAGAGGTTGTTCCCTGCATAAAAAGGATATGTGCAAGCCTTGGGAGGAAGAAAAAGCTGAGACCACTGCTTGCTAGTTCACTCCAGAATATAATAACAATATCTGAAACCTTGTGGTTGAGAAGTTCTAAGCCAATTGAGAATTGGACTGCACCAGCTGGGGCTTGGTGGCTTCTTTCCGAGGTCTCCTCATTTGCGCCTAAATCAGTTAACTGGAAGTTCCTCTCTCACCACTGGAAACTCCTTGATAATGTTGGCCAAGAAGGCAGAGGCAAAGGTAAAGCTTCTTCTGAAGGGGAACCAAACTCTGCGCTCTGGGCTGTGGATCGTGTTTCACTCCTGCAAACTATTTCAAATGTCTCCATGGAGCTACCTGTGGAGCCTGCAGCAGAACTGGCACACAGCTTACTCACGCGGATTGAAAATTTTGATATGAACCTGAGTGAG GTCGATGCCCATGTAAAGTCACTGAAAACTTTATGTAAACGGAAAGCGAAAACGGCAAAGGAAGCTGAAGCACTAATAATGAAGTGGGTTCAGCAACTTATCAATAAAGCAGTTGATAGTTTACAAAGCTACATAAAAGGAACATCACAAGATTCCAGGGGTTGTAGCTACAATACTCCTCTGACTGGCAAACTTAAGGGAAGAAAGGAGGCATCCACATCAAAGGAGATGTCAGAAGCTGTTATTGCTGTCTTCACCGTTGGATCAGTGATCCTAGCTTGCCCTGATGCTAGTGTGCAAGGCATCATTCCTTTGCTGCACACAGTCATAACCTCTGGAAACCCCGAGCCAAGACCAACAATGCTTGCAGGTGGAGCCGTTTCTTTCAATGAGGTAGCTCCATCATTATATATACAGTCGTGGGATACAATGGCAAAAATATGCCTTGTAGATGACAAACTAGCAAAACGATATATTCCGCTCTTTGTTCAG GAGCTTGAGCGGAGTGATTTGGCCACCCTCCGGAATAACATCATGATAGCAATGGCTGACTTTTATGTACGCTATACAGCACTAGTTGACTG TTATATGTCAAAAATAACAAAAGTGCTGCGTGATCCCTGTGAAGTAGTACGGAGGCAAACGTTTGTCCTACTCGCAAAGTTGTTGCAG AGGGATTACGTAAAATGGAGAGGAGTGCTTTTCCTTCGGTTTCTGCCATCTTTAGTTGACGAATCGGATAAGATAAGGCATTTGGCTGACTACCTATTTGGAAGCATCTTAAAAG CCAAAGCGCCACTTCTTGCATATAACAGTTTCATAGAAGCTATCTATGTCCTAAACAATTGCACAGGACATGGTGGATATAGTGAGTCTCAGTCTCAGAGTTCTCAAGGGTCCCAAAGTTCAGACAGAGGACAAGCCCTTTTCGCGATATG GGGAACTGACGAAAGGTCAAGGTCAAAACGAATGCACATATATGTGTCCTTGTTGAAACAAATGGCCCCGGAGCACCTTCTAGCTACATCAGCCAAGTTATGTGCTGAGATCTTAGCAGGTGTTTGTGATGGCTTGCTAAGTGTTGACGATGCAGCTGGAAGGGCTGTAGTTCAG GATGCTCTACAAATACTAGCTTGCAAGGAGATGCGCATCCATCCCAGCATCCTTGCGGACAATTCCGAGATGGATGATGATGGTGGAGATGGCGGGACGGCCAACGCCCTCCAGGCGGCCAAAGGGCGGGCGGTGACCCAGGTGGCAAAGAAGAACCTGATTCAGATCGCGATCCCGATATTCATCGAGCTGAAGCGGCTGCTGGAGAGCAAGAACAGCCCTCTGACGGGGTGCCTGATGGAGTGCTTGCGCGCCCTGCTCAAGGACTACAAGAACGAGTTCGATGAGATACTGGTGGCGGACAAGCAGCTTCAGAAGGAGCTCCTCTACGACATACAGAAGTTTGAGGCCGGCAAGGGCAAGTCGTCCAGGGAAGAAGAGGCCGCCGGCCCCAGCGGGAGCTCTCCGGCTGCTCCTGATCCGAGTGATGCGGCAACGAAGGCCACGGTGCGGTCGGTGCTCAAGGAGATGAACCGGAACGTGCCGACGCCACCGCTGCACACCATGAGCGTACCCAAGGTGAAGTCGGTGCTGGGCACTGGAGCGCTGAGTGGCTCGCGCCGTCCAGCTATCCTAGAATCAGTCAGGCGGCTCGAGCCATTTGGGTCAGACGATGAGAATTAG